In Paenibacillus sp. FSL M7-0420, a single genomic region encodes these proteins:
- a CDS encoding ABC transporter permease gives MYYLGLLIEYLKNYMKTRLTYRADFWVEVISDLLFQATNFIFILVIFMHTDSLGGWNQNEVVFVYGFFMVPFGVFSCFVNMWGFSERYIVKGEMDRILTRPAHNLFQIFLENVDPPSLFGSFIGLIVMAISGSNLGLPFEWWTLPMLILLTLSAVAIYTGIYTTLTSLSFYSDAPTGILPLMYNIQTYGRYPVTIYNRAIQVLLTWIIPFAFVGIYPAALFLHRDEMRTMALLTPLVGAVFLSIGLMAWSFGVKRYKGAGS, from the coding sequence ATGTACTACCTGGGCTTATTGATTGAATATCTGAAGAATTATATGAAAACACGGTTAACCTACCGCGCGGATTTCTGGGTGGAGGTCATTTCCGACCTGCTGTTCCAGGCGACGAACTTTATCTTCATCCTGGTCATCTTCATGCATACCGACAGCCTGGGCGGCTGGAATCAGAACGAAGTGGTGTTCGTCTACGGCTTCTTCATGGTGCCGTTCGGCGTATTCAGCTGCTTCGTCAATATGTGGGGCTTCAGTGAACGGTATATTGTCAAAGGCGAAATGGACCGCATTTTGACCCGTCCGGCGCATAACCTGTTCCAGATCTTCCTGGAGAACGTGGACCCGCCGTCCCTGTTCGGCTCCTTCATCGGACTTATTGTCATGGCGATCAGCGGCAGCAATCTGGGCTTGCCGTTTGAATGGTGGACCCTGCCGATGCTGATCCTTCTGACCCTCAGCGCCGTAGCCATTTATACGGGGATCTATACGACATTGACATCGCTGTCGTTCTATTCGGATGCTCCGACAGGCATTCTGCCGCTGATGTATAACATCCAGACGTACGGACGTTATCCGGTAACGATCTACAACCGGGCAATTCAGGTACTGCTTACCTGGATTATCCCGTTTGCTTTTGTCGGGATCTATCCGGCAGCCTTATTCCTGCACCGCGATGAGATGCGGACGATGGCGCTGCTGACCCCGCTGGTCGGCGCGGTCTTCCTCAGCATCGGTCTGATGGCCTGGAGCTTCGGCGTCAAGCGGTACAAAGGCGCCGGTTCTTAA
- a CDS encoding PadR family transcriptional regulator, translated as MKVSKEMLKGSTGTMILTLLLDRPLYGYELIKELEQRSQGVFALKEGTLYPILHAMESERWVEAYWMEVDGRRRKYYRLLDEGKHKLQEKKAEWALFKGAMDTVLGEGSG; from the coding sequence ATGAAGGTCAGCAAAGAAATGCTGAAGGGGAGCACGGGGACGATGATCCTCACTCTGCTGCTGGACAGGCCGCTGTACGGGTACGAGCTGATTAAAGAGCTGGAGCAGCGCTCGCAGGGAGTTTTTGCCCTGAAGGAGGGTACGCTCTACCCGATTCTCCATGCGATGGAGAGCGAACGCTGGGTGGAAGCGTATTGGATGGAGGTAGACGGACGCAGACGCAAGTATTACCGGCTATTGGATGAAGGCAAGCACAAGCTTCAGGAGAAGAAGGCGGAATGGGCGCTGTTCAAGGGTGCCATGGATACCGTTCTGGGGGAGGGCAGCGGCTGA
- a CDS encoding ABC transporter permease: MLGAYFDFIRIRFLTMLAYRVNYYSGILIYTLNIGVNYFTWRAIYGDGESLGGFTGAQMTTYVAVSWMARAFYFNNLDREISTDIRDGSIAIQFIRPYNYVLVKMMQGLGEGLFRFMMLMIPGMVIAILLFPVQLPTEPSAWAGFLVMLFFSFLISSQINIITGLSAFFVENNEGMMRMKRVVVDLFSGLIVPITLFPDWLSSVLKVLPFQAITYLPGSVFTGRVQGVGIWNVLGIQVIWFLILLIPIVWLNHAARQRLFVQGG; encoded by the coding sequence CTGCTTGGCGCTTATTTTGATTTTATCCGTATCCGGTTCCTGACGATGCTTGCTTACCGGGTGAATTATTATTCGGGGATTCTGATCTACACACTCAATATCGGGGTGAACTATTTCACCTGGAGAGCGATCTATGGCGATGGTGAGTCGCTCGGCGGCTTTACCGGGGCGCAGATGACCACGTATGTGGCGGTGTCCTGGATGGCGCGGGCCTTCTATTTCAACAATCTGGACCGGGAGATCTCCACCGACATCCGTGACGGGAGCATCGCAATCCAGTTCATCCGTCCTTATAATTATGTGCTGGTCAAAATGATGCAGGGCCTCGGCGAAGGCCTGTTCCGCTTCATGATGCTGATGATCCCGGGCATGGTGATTGCCATTCTGCTGTTTCCGGTGCAGCTCCCTACGGAGCCTTCGGCTTGGGCCGGGTTCCTGGTCATGCTGTTCTTCAGCTTCCTGATCAGCTCGCAGATTAATATTATCACAGGCCTGTCTGCCTTCTTCGTGGAGAACAATGAGGGGATGATGCGCATGAAGCGTGTGGTCGTGGATCTGTTCTCGGGGCTGATTGTGCCGATTACCTTATTCCCGGACTGGTTATCCTCCGTGCTTAAGGTACTTCCCTTCCAAGCGATTACCTATCTGCCGGGTTCTGTATTTACAGGCCGCGTACAGGGGGTAGGCATCTGGAATGTGCTGGGTATCCAGGTCATCTGGTTCCTGATTCTGCTCATTCCGATTGTCTGGCTAAATCACGCAGCGCGCCAGCGGCTGTTCGTGCAGGGGGGTTAA
- a CDS encoding DUF4395 domain-containing protein, translating into MSQKPAMQGIPRPLVKLNQAFIVISVLLALLTGLHWILALPLAAGLSGLIFGYNPVIRLCSPLLTKPRSAYVLEDPEQQQFNQKIAVFCLAGGLVSFLAGWTIAGYIFTMMVGIAATVAILGFCIGCFIHYQWRMYTYRRKQAGLHK; encoded by the coding sequence ATGAGTCAAAAGCCTGCAATGCAGGGAATTCCCCGCCCGCTAGTGAAGCTCAATCAGGCCTTCATTGTCATCTCTGTATTACTGGCCTTGCTCACAGGTCTCCACTGGATTCTCGCTCTCCCGCTTGCGGCCGGATTATCAGGTCTAATCTTCGGATATAATCCCGTCATCAGGCTATGCAGCCCGCTGCTGACGAAGCCGCGCTCCGCCTATGTGCTTGAAGACCCGGAGCAGCAGCAATTCAACCAGAAGATTGCCGTCTTCTGTCTGGCAGGCGGACTGGTCAGCTTTCTGGCCGGATGGACGATCGCCGGATATATCTTCACCATGATGGTCGGAATCGCAGCAACGGTTGCCATACTCGGCTTCTGCATCGGCTGCTTCATTCATTATCAGTGGAGAATGTACACTTACAGACGCAAGCAAGCCGGGCTTCACAAATAA
- a CDS encoding NAD-dependent epimerase/dehydratase family protein — MNLVIGGNGSLGHSITQELLSRGRLVKATYHRSSQALRRLKGPLLTLAAVDVRNEKVLAEALNGVTNVYFCLNVPYQDWYSVMPEALERVTRQLKTGQTLVFPGNIYGYGKLQYLPADERHPKEARTRKGKLRNQLEELIKTEAERRGFRYVIPRYPNCYGPNVTNRLFGPIFSGALQARTIKWPVKLDVPHDLVYIRDAARAAVLLAESGEQGEWHVSGSGAIEGRQFLMNIHHAAGSPGKCCAVPGWAVGLAGVFNKEASEFHELLYEFEYPLLLNDHKFMMRFPEYNPTSYKKAIRETIEWFREELG; from the coding sequence ATGAATCTCGTCATTGGGGGAAATGGCAGTCTGGGCCATTCCATCACACAAGAATTACTGTCACGGGGAAGACTGGTGAAGGCTACCTACCACCGTTCCAGTCAGGCTTTACGCAGGCTGAAGGGCCCGCTGTTGACCCTGGCGGCAGTAGATGTAAGGAATGAGAAGGTGCTTGCTGAAGCACTGAATGGGGTGACAAACGTCTATTTCTGTCTTAATGTGCCGTATCAGGATTGGTACTCTGTCATGCCAGAGGCACTGGAGCGGGTAACCCGCCAGCTTAAGACTGGCCAGACCCTGGTATTTCCGGGCAATATCTACGGTTACGGCAAGCTCCAATATCTTCCGGCGGATGAACGCCATCCGAAGGAGGCACGAACCCGCAAGGGGAAGCTGCGGAATCAACTGGAGGAGCTGATTAAGACGGAGGCTGAACGGCGGGGCTTCCGTTACGTGATTCCGCGATATCCGAATTGTTACGGTCCGAATGTCACGAACCGATTATTCGGACCGATCTTCAGCGGAGCCCTCCAAGCCAGAACGATTAAGTGGCCGGTGAAGCTGGACGTTCCGCATGATCTGGTCTATATCCGCGATGCGGCCAGAGCGGCCGTGCTGCTGGCGGAGAGCGGTGAGCAGGGGGAGTGGCATGTGTCCGGCTCCGGAGCGATTGAGGGGCGGCAATTTCTGATGAATATCCACCATGCGGCTGGCAGTCCGGGAAAGTGCTGTGCGGTGCCTGGCTGGGCAGTCGGATTAGCCGGTGTGTTCAATAAGGAAGCAAGCGAATTCCATGAGCTTCTATACGAATTCGAGTATCCGCTTCTGCTGAATGATCATAAATTCATGATGCGGTTCCCCGAATACAATCCGACATCGTATAAAAAGGCCATTAGGGAAACCATAGAATGGTTCCGTGAAGAGCTGGGTTAG
- a CDS encoding M15 family metallopeptidase has product MKKLHMAGRRLALISCALILGGTMLLAPKAGARFTAIPQIQNTSAVPAQSPVVKKNNLPGGFVYLDEVIPSAQYEIRYYSENNFTGTRVDGYKAPLAIFSRTAAAALKKVSEDLEQKGYILRIYDAYRPQQAVNHFVRWSQDAGDLKMKAQYYPKLDKRNLFKLGFIAKKSGHSRGSTIDLTLAQKSTGKLVDMGSPYDFFGEISYYNTNLISSTQHANRKILKDAMTKQGFKPYAKEWWHFTLIKEPYPKQYFNFKVE; this is encoded by the coding sequence GTGAAGAAGCTGCACATGGCAGGCAGAAGGCTGGCTCTCATCTCATGTGCGCTGATCTTGGGCGGAACGATGCTGCTTGCACCCAAAGCCGGAGCAAGATTTACGGCAATACCACAGATTCAGAATACCTCAGCAGTTCCGGCACAGAGTCCAGTTGTAAAGAAAAACAATCTCCCCGGCGGTTTTGTCTATCTGGATGAGGTTATTCCCTCGGCGCAATATGAGATCCGTTACTATAGCGAGAATAATTTTACCGGCACCAGGGTGGACGGATATAAGGCACCGCTGGCGATCTTCTCGCGGACTGCCGCTGCTGCGCTGAAGAAGGTTAGCGAAGATCTGGAACAGAAGGGTTATATCCTGAGAATCTATGACGCTTACCGTCCGCAGCAAGCCGTTAATCACTTCGTGCGCTGGTCACAAGATGCCGGTGATCTGAAGATGAAGGCGCAGTATTATCCGAAGCTGGACAAGCGGAATCTGTTCAAGCTGGGCTTCATCGCCAAGAAATCCGGGCATTCCCGGGGCAGCACGATCGACCTGACGCTGGCTCAGAAGAGTACAGGCAAGCTGGTGGATATGGGCAGTCCTTATGATTTTTTCGGCGAAATCTCTTACTATAATACGAATCTCATCAGCAGCACCCAACATGCGAACCGGAAGATTCTGAAGGATGCGATGACGAAGCAGGGCTTCAAGCCGTACGCCAAGGAATGGTGGCATTTCACACTGATCAAGGAGCCTTACCCGAAGCAATATTTCAACTTCAAAGTCGAGTAG
- a CDS encoding ROK family protein has translation MEKYIVGIDLGGTNIKAGLFDEDFTAVEEISLPTEAQEGPAHVLERIRLAVAQLCAGSGIYESQIACMGMGIPGLLDPEEGLSVFSPNFPGWEQVHVVNEMKPYYGFEVYIDNDVRVNLYGEWHHGAGQGYKHLILLTLGTGLGSGMVHDGNVLYGTTFSAGEIGHMNMYRQGRPCRCGSSGCLGRYVSAVGMVNTFKEKLEAGRVSLIQTWTGQTRKQITAQMISEAYDLGDPLAIEVMHETGELLGFGLANVINLLNPELVIIGGGMSAAGDRLLNSVRDTVNAHALKLSASRCRIVQAELGSRAGTLGAAVYAYQKKKHTQPAHSN, from the coding sequence ATGGAGAAATATATAGTTGGCATTGATCTGGGCGGAACCAATATTAAGGCAGGTCTGTTCGATGAGGATTTCACGGCGGTAGAGGAAATTTCACTACCCACAGAAGCGCAGGAGGGGCCCGCACATGTGCTGGAGCGGATCAGGCTTGCTGTTGCGCAGCTATGTGCAGGAAGCGGGATTTACGAGTCACAGATTGCCTGTATGGGCATGGGAATCCCCGGCCTGCTCGACCCGGAGGAGGGACTGTCGGTCTTCTCACCGAATTTTCCCGGCTGGGAGCAGGTCCATGTGGTCAATGAAATGAAGCCTTACTACGGCTTCGAGGTCTACATAGATAATGATGTGCGGGTTAATCTTTACGGGGAATGGCACCATGGTGCCGGACAAGGATACAAGCATCTGATTCTGCTCACACTCGGCACCGGTCTCGGCTCCGGGATGGTTCATGACGGCAATGTGCTGTATGGGACAACCTTCAGCGCTGGTGAAATCGGACATATGAATATGTACCGGCAGGGACGTCCCTGCCGGTGCGGAAGCTCTGGGTGCCTGGGGCGGTATGTGTCTGCGGTGGGGATGGTGAATACCTTCAAGGAGAAGCTGGAGGCAGGAAGGGTCAGCCTGATTCAGACCTGGACCGGGCAGACCCGCAAGCAGATCACGGCGCAGATGATCTCGGAGGCTTATGATCTCGGAGACCCCTTGGCCATTGAGGTCATGCATGAGACGGGGGAGCTGCTGGGATTCGGGCTGGCGAATGTGATTAATCTGCTGAACCCGGAGCTGGTTATTATCGGGGGCGGCATGTCCGCAGCAGGAGACCGTCTCCTGAATAGTGTCCGCGATACTGTAAATGCCCATGCGCTGAAGCTGTCCGCAAGCCGGTGCCGGATTGTTCAGGCTGAACTGGGCAGCCGTGCAGGTACGCTGGGTGCTGCTGTATATGCTTATCAGAAAAAGAAGCATACACAACCAGCTCATTCTAATTGA
- a CDS encoding stalk domain-containing protein — protein sequence MIKRIAAVFLSVMLFAAGAGVLTSDNVSAAGSLRIIVNGQELQTGEASAYTNGPDVMIPLRETAQALKYKVTFSGATGTFLLERFQESVQFRLSGKELVLDGKNKVPFTGGFELKQKRAYAPLSFFAAIGLVTSYNPETAQVDVYTPEVMATAIAGLLATGNYPALKERYYAKEAEPAALPVLQQSWDGINSLAGSYHGVKSTTSTQQDGVITIVSVLSFTKAEAVLTLEFGASGKLTNLTLMPVQAASEVLASPGQS from the coding sequence TTGATCAAAAGAATCGCAGCCGTATTCCTTAGTGTAATGTTATTTGCAGCAGGAGCAGGTGTATTGACCAGTGATAACGTGAGTGCCGCCGGAAGCTTGAGGATTATCGTGAACGGTCAGGAATTGCAGACAGGTGAAGCATCGGCCTATACCAACGGACCGGATGTCATGATTCCACTGCGTGAGACGGCACAAGCCCTCAAATATAAGGTCACCTTCAGTGGGGCTACCGGAACGTTCCTGCTGGAACGGTTCCAGGAGAGCGTTCAGTTCAGATTATCCGGTAAGGAGCTTGTGCTGGACGGCAAGAACAAAGTACCGTTTACAGGCGGCTTTGAGTTAAAACAAAAAAGAGCGTACGCGCCGCTATCTTTTTTTGCAGCGATCGGGTTAGTTACCTCTTATAATCCGGAAACAGCTCAGGTTGACGTATACACACCGGAGGTAATGGCAACTGCCATAGCAGGTCTGCTGGCAACCGGTAACTATCCGGCGCTGAAGGAGCGGTATTACGCCAAGGAAGCAGAACCCGCTGCTCTTCCGGTTCTCCAGCAGAGCTGGGATGGGATTAACTCGCTGGCGGGCAGTTACCACGGAGTGAAATCGACCACCAGCACACAGCAGGATGGAGTAATCACGATTGTGAGCGTATTGTCCTTCACCAAAGCGGAGGCTGTACTGACTCTGGAATTTGGCGCTTCAGGCAAGCTCACCAACCTAACTCTAATGCCGGTCCAGGCAGCCAGCGAAGTATTGGCCAGCCCGGGCCAATCCTAA
- a CDS encoding TetR/AcrR family transcriptional regulator, whose protein sequence is MSNKPNAREAIVDTASRLFFTQGYHATGLNQIIKDSESPKGSLYYYFPHGKEELALTCINRTSEEVARLLRHYMESEAVPAQAVQNFIMSMANEAEKSSFEGLVPFSFWVAVETSCVSHELRTACQCVFRDWQDIIAKRLIREGVQEESAECKASVVVSLFEGALLQALTCRNIQPLEAAAECIPAILA, encoded by the coding sequence TTGTCGAACAAGCCTAATGCACGCGAAGCCATTGTGGATACGGCTTCCAGGTTGTTTTTTACACAGGGGTACCATGCTACCGGACTGAATCAGATCATTAAAGACAGCGAATCGCCCAAGGGTTCCTTGTATTATTATTTTCCCCACGGCAAAGAGGAGCTGGCCCTGACCTGCATTAACCGGACTAGTGAAGAGGTAGCCCGTTTATTGCGCCATTATATGGAGAGTGAAGCGGTGCCGGCTCAGGCTGTGCAGAATTTCATCATGTCTATGGCAAATGAGGCGGAGAAATCCTCTTTTGAAGGACTGGTTCCGTTCAGCTTCTGGGTAGCCGTGGAGACCTCCTGTGTCAGCCATGAGCTGCGCACTGCTTGCCAGTGTGTCTTCAGGGATTGGCAGGATATTATTGCGAAGCGTCTGATCCGGGAGGGGGTACAGGAGGAATCGGCAGAGTGCAAAGCTTCGGTGGTGGTCTCCTTGTTCGAGGGGGCGCTGCTGCAGGCGTTGACCTGCAGAAATATTCAACCGCTGGAAGCAGCAGCAGAGTGCATTCCGGCAATACTGGCTTAA
- a CDS encoding DHA2 family efflux MFS transporter permease subunit, producing the protein MTDKGSSKPRQFKTLPILISLLIAGFIGMFSETALNVALSDLMNVLQITPSTAQWLTTAYLLTLGILVPISGMLLQWFTTRQLFVAALCFSILGTFLAAMSPNFEFLLTARVVQAMGTALLLPLMFNTILIIIPAEKRGAAMGLIGLVIMVAPAIGPTIAGLLIESLSWHWIFWLSLPFLVMALISGILFMQNVTEVTKPKIDVLSIILSSFGFGGIVYGFSSAGEAEGWGSPKVIIAIVIGAIALILFCIRQLTMKQPMIDLRAFKFPMFVVGVLMVFICMMVILSSMLILPMYLQQGQGYSAFKAGLLLLPGGIINGLMSPVMGRLFDKYGPKWLVIPGLVLVAVSLWFFSGITATSTVVFVIVLHSVLMIGISMIMMPAQTNGINQLPLEYYPHGTAIMNTLQQVAGAIGTALAVSIMTSGSKSYMQTVTNPADPLNIGAAFTHGVQNAFIFGMVMAIIGLVIAFFLKRVIVSHKTQASMH; encoded by the coding sequence ATGACTGACAAGGGTTCAAGTAAGCCCCGGCAATTCAAGACTTTACCCATTCTGATCTCCCTGCTGATTGCCGGCTTCATCGGCATGTTCAGTGAGACCGCCCTAAATGTAGCTTTAAGTGATCTTATGAATGTTCTGCAAATTACACCATCGACGGCGCAGTGGCTGACTACCGCCTATCTGCTGACGCTGGGTATTCTGGTTCCGATCTCAGGGATGCTTCTGCAGTGGTTCACCACAAGACAGTTGTTCGTCGCTGCCCTATGCTTCTCTATTCTGGGCACGTTCCTTGCGGCGATGTCGCCGAATTTCGAGTTTCTGCTCACTGCGAGAGTGGTGCAGGCGATGGGAACCGCGCTGCTTCTGCCGCTGATGTTCAATACGATTCTAATCATCATTCCCGCTGAGAAAAGAGGGGCGGCGATGGGACTTATCGGCTTGGTAATCATGGTAGCTCCGGCAATTGGACCTACGATTGCCGGTCTGCTGATTGAGAGCCTGAGCTGGCACTGGATCTTCTGGCTGTCCCTGCCGTTCCTGGTAATGGCTCTAATTAGCGGAATCCTCTTCATGCAGAACGTCACGGAAGTGACGAAGCCTAAGATTGATGTCCTGTCCATTATTCTGTCCTCCTTCGGCTTCGGCGGTATTGTCTACGGCTTCAGCAGCGCCGGTGAAGCGGAAGGCTGGGGAAGTCCGAAGGTTATTATCGCCATCGTGATCGGTGCGATTGCCCTTATTCTGTTCTGTATCCGCCAGTTGACGATGAAGCAGCCGATGATTGATCTGCGCGCCTTCAAGTTCCCGATGTTCGTGGTAGGGGTACTGATGGTCTTCATCTGTATGATGGTCATTCTCTCCTCGATGCTGATTCTTCCGATGTATCTGCAGCAGGGACAAGGGTATTCAGCCTTCAAGGCAGGATTACTGCTGCTGCCGGGCGGAATCATCAACGGGCTGATGTCGCCGGTCATGGGACGTCTGTTCGACAAATACGGTCCGAAATGGCTGGTTATCCCCGGACTGGTGCTCGTCGCTGTCTCCTTGTGGTTCTTCTCGGGGATTACAGCTACTTCAACCGTAGTCTTCGTGATCGTGCTTCATAGTGTGCTTATGATCGGAATCTCCATGATTATGATGCCTGCCCAGACGAATGGTATCAATCAGCTTCCGCTGGAATACTACCCGCATGGTACTGCCATTATGAATACACTTCAGCAGGTGGCGGGTGCGATTGGTACAGCACTGGCGGTAAGCATCATGACCTCCGGCTCCAAAAGCTACATGCAGACCGTCACTAACCCGGCTGATCCGCTGAACATCGGCGCTGCCTTCACTCATGGGGTGCAGAATGCCTTCATCTTCGGGATGGTCATGGCTATTATAGGTCTGGTGATTGCGTTCTTCCTTAAGCGTGTCATCGTTTCGCACAAGACTCAGGCTTCTATGCATTAA
- a CDS encoding ABC transporter ATP-binding protein: MNAIQVQDLRKTFKVQKNREGLKGAFADLFKRQYTEVTAVKDISFSIPEGEICGYIGENGAGKSTTIKMLTGILVPTAGSLTVGGFVPYEEREKFVQNIGVVFGQRSQLWWDIGVIESFQLLRKVYQVPEQAFKKRLDELVERLELQDLLNRPVRKLSLGQRMRCELVAALLHNPSILFLDEPTIGLDIVVKSEIREFLKDMNREHGTTILLTTHDLQDIEALCSRVIMLDDGRIIYDGGLDDLKQRWGTGREVQFQFGTATKLQQLIGWTEGMPVTWTAENELAAKVWIPLELNVSDVLGRVVGQADITDIKIIETNTDDIVRSIYQSGSAEKPEERIAALSDEKEVIHV, encoded by the coding sequence ATGAATGCTATTCAAGTGCAGGACTTGCGCAAGACCTTCAAAGTCCAAAAAAACCGCGAGGGCCTCAAAGGGGCCTTCGCTGATTTGTTTAAGCGGCAATATACCGAAGTAACGGCAGTGAAGGACATCTCGTTCAGCATTCCCGAAGGTGAGATCTGCGGATATATCGGGGAGAACGGGGCCGGGAAGTCCACAACGATCAAGATGCTTACCGGAATTCTTGTCCCTACCGCCGGCAGTCTGACTGTCGGCGGTTTCGTGCCGTACGAGGAGCGCGAGAAGTTCGTGCAGAATATCGGCGTTGTCTTCGGCCAGCGGAGCCAGCTCTGGTGGGATATCGGCGTGATTGAATCCTTCCAGCTGCTGCGCAAGGTGTACCAGGTGCCAGAGCAGGCGTTCAAAAAACGGCTGGATGAGCTGGTGGAACGCCTGGAGCTTCAGGATCTGCTGAACCGTCCGGTCCGTAAGCTGAGTCTGGGCCAGCGGATGCGCTGCGAGCTGGTGGCGGCACTGCTGCACAATCCGTCCATTCTGTTCCTGGATGAACCGACGATCGGGCTGGATATTGTCGTGAAGTCGGAGATCCGCGAATTCCTGAAGGATATGAACCGGGAGCATGGCACAACCATCCTGCTGACCACGCATGATCTGCAGGATATCGAAGCGCTCTGTTCGCGGGTCATTATGCTCGATGACGGGCGGATTATCTATGACGGAGGTCTGGATGACCTGAAGCAGCGCTGGGGAACCGGGCGTGAAGTGCAGTTCCAGTTCGGAACGGCCACGAAGCTGCAGCAGCTGATCGGCTGGACGGAAGGCATGCCGGTTACCTGGACCGCAGAGAATGAGCTGGCGGCCAAGGTCTGGATTCCGCTGGAGCTGAATGTATCGGATGTGCTGGGACGGGTCGTCGGACAGGCCGATATTACAGACATCAAAATCATCGAAACAAACACGGATGACATCGTCCGCAGTATTTATCAGTCAGGCTCGGCAGAGAAGCCGGAGGAGCGGATCGCCGCTCTCAGCGATGAGAAAGAGGTTATCCATGTCTGA
- a CDS encoding FtsW/RodA/SpoVE family cell cycle protein codes for MHSEIRDELSGHFTDLVSERLELGASEEEAQRYAIAQMGDPQAIGRNLHQIHKPRIPWSLLAGVILLSAVSLLGMGSIEAGGYLERYHLVPMQRQLIFIILGVCLMTGLYFINFKRMQKASGSIYIAALMTVAVSILLVPDMNSGTRRYVGVAGFYFDLIGYSPYVFIIALAGIWTRPGFLRSYNVRIRELLKLLLLLLPAVIYASVSSFPELILYLVVSLIMYIWISRRWVTGILISAVSLFSGGIYVWNDHILRERLIGAINFNLRPDTTGYMNREIIDAIQSAGWRGQGFGYLGDALPYPYTDLFPAYLIQCFGWTGGLLLLALTCWFVLKMISYARAVSDTYGRMLIIGMALMISIRLVYGLSILSGRMPLTSIPFPFLSYGQHVLIEFAAVGLLMGVYRRKDMLPAAQVPSGL; via the coding sequence ATGCACAGTGAAATCCGGGACGAGCTTAGCGGACACTTCACAGACCTGGTGTCGGAGCGGCTGGAGCTTGGTGCTTCCGAAGAAGAGGCGCAGCGGTATGCGATCGCGCAAATGGGAGACCCGCAGGCCATCGGCCGGAATCTGCACCAGATTCACAAGCCCAGGATTCCTTGGTCACTGCTGGCGGGTGTTATTCTGTTGTCGGCGGTAAGTCTGCTGGGGATGGGATCTATTGAAGCAGGAGGTTACTTGGAACGCTATCACTTGGTGCCTATGCAGCGCCAACTGATATTTATTATTCTCGGGGTGTGCCTTATGACAGGATTATACTTTATTAACTTTAAGAGGATGCAAAAAGCATCAGGGAGTATATATATCGCTGCGCTAATGACTGTCGCAGTCAGCATTTTGCTGGTTCCTGATATGAACAGTGGGACCAGGCGCTATGTTGGGGTTGCGGGATTTTATTTTGACCTTATTGGTTATAGTCCTTATGTGTTTATCATTGCGCTGGCAGGGATATGGACCCGTCCAGGTTTCCTGCGAAGCTATAACGTTCGGATCAGAGAGTTATTGAAGCTCTTGCTCCTGCTGTTGCCTGCGGTAATTTATGCTTCAGTTTCTTCCTTTCCAGAGTTAATCTTATATTTGGTTGTTTCTCTGATCATGTATATCTGGATCTCCCGGCGCTGGGTGACAGGCATATTAATTTCCGCTGTATCCTTATTTTCAGGAGGAATCTATGTTTGGAATGATCACATTCTTCGGGAACGGCTGATTGGAGCAATTAATTTTAATTTAAGACCGGACACAACTGGTTATATGAATCGTGAAATTATAGATGCTATCCAATCAGCAGGCTGGAGAGGACAGGGGTTTGGCTATTTGGGAGATGCCCTTCCTTATCCTTATACGGATTTGTTTCCGGCGTATCTCATTCAATGCTTCGGTTGGACGGGTGGTCTTCTGCTCCTTGCTTTAACCTGCTGGTTTGTTCTCAAAATGATCTCCTATGCCCGCGCGGTAAGCGATACCTATGGGCGGATGCTGATTATTGGCATGGCACTGATGATCTCCATCCGTTTAGTGTACGGCCTCTCCATTCTCAGCGGTAGAATGCCGCTTACATCCATACCGTTTCCTTTCCTAAGCTACGGGCAGCATGTCCTAATTGAATTCGCCGCTGTCGGATTGCTAATGGGGGTATACCGGCGGAAGGATATGCTCCCTGCGGCACAAGTTCCGTCTGGACTATAG